One region of Paenibacillus polymyxa M1 genomic DNA includes:
- the clpC gene encoding ATP-dependent protease ATP-binding subunit ClpC, producing MMFGRFTERAQKVLALAQEEAVRLGHNNIGTEHILLGLIREGEGIAAKALIGLGLGLEKIQDEVETLIGRGQEQPTNIAYTPRAKKVIELSMDEARKLGHTYVGTEHILLGLIREGEGVAARVLNNLGISLNKARQQVLQLLGSSEAVSSHHGAPANVSTPTLDSLARDLTASAKENNLDPVIGRSKEIERVIQVLSRRTKNNPVLIGEPGVGKTAIAEGLAQKIIANEIPETLRDKRVMTLDMGSVVAGTKYRGEFEDRLKKIMDEIRQAGNIVLFIDELHTLIGAGGAEGAIDASNILKPALARGELQCIGATTLDEYRKYIEKDAALERRFQPITVDQPSPEEAIQILYGLRDRYEAHHRVKITDEAIEAAVRLSDRYITDRFLPDKAIDLIDEAGSKVRLNSYTVPPNLKQLENRLEDIRKEKDSAVQSQEFEKAAALRDTEQKIREELDVTKNQWKEQQGRTDSEVTPEDIAQVVAIWTGVPVSKLKEEETHRLLNMEQLLHERVIGQEEAVKAVSRAIRRARAGLKDPKRPIGSFIFLGPTGVGKTELARALAESMFGDENAVIRIDMSEYMEKHSTSRLVGAPPGYVGYEEGGQLTEKVRRKPYSVVLLDEIEKAHPEVFNILLQVLEDGRLTDSKGRVVDFRNTLIILTSNVGAQAIKRNSTLGFTAVVDAGADYDNMKGKVMDELKKSFRPEFLNRIDEIIVFHSLEEKHIAEIVSLMSEELRKRLNEYEVDFELTDKAKNFLAKEGFDPAYGARPLRRAIQKHIEDRLSEELLTGNISKGDSLYIDEENGALTVTKKDNVSAKS from the coding sequence ATGATGTTTGGAAGATTTACGGAACGTGCACAGAAAGTGCTTGCCTTGGCCCAAGAAGAAGCTGTTCGATTGGGACACAACAACATTGGCACAGAGCACATTTTGCTAGGACTCATTCGTGAAGGCGAAGGAATAGCAGCGAAAGCCTTAATCGGTTTAGGGCTGGGACTGGAAAAAATCCAGGATGAAGTGGAAACACTGATTGGACGCGGTCAAGAGCAACCAACGAACATTGCCTATACTCCACGTGCCAAAAAAGTCATTGAGCTGTCTATGGACGAAGCGCGTAAATTGGGTCATACCTATGTAGGTACCGAGCATATTTTGCTAGGTCTCATTCGTGAAGGTGAAGGCGTAGCAGCACGTGTACTGAACAACCTGGGTATCAGTTTGAACAAAGCGCGTCAGCAAGTGCTTCAATTGCTCGGCAGCAGCGAGGCAGTTTCCAGCCATCACGGTGCTCCAGCTAATGTCAGCACGCCAACCCTGGACAGTCTGGCACGCGATCTGACAGCTTCTGCGAAGGAAAATAACTTGGACCCCGTTATTGGGCGCAGCAAGGAAATTGAGCGCGTTATTCAAGTGCTCAGCCGCCGTACAAAGAACAATCCTGTTTTGATCGGTGAACCTGGGGTAGGTAAAACAGCGATTGCCGAAGGATTGGCACAAAAAATCATAGCGAATGAGATTCCTGAAACCTTGCGCGACAAACGCGTAATGACACTCGATATGGGCTCTGTCGTAGCAGGTACTAAGTATCGTGGTGAATTTGAGGATCGCTTGAAGAAGATTATGGACGAGATTCGTCAAGCCGGAAATATCGTACTGTTCATTGATGAGCTGCATACGCTGATTGGTGCTGGTGGAGCGGAAGGCGCAATTGATGCGTCCAACATCCTGAAACCTGCTCTGGCACGTGGCGAGCTGCAATGTATCGGTGCTACTACGCTGGATGAATATCGCAAATATATTGAGAAAGATGCTGCTTTGGAGCGTCGTTTCCAACCTATTACAGTGGATCAACCTTCTCCAGAAGAAGCAATCCAAATCTTGTATGGTCTGCGTGACCGTTACGAAGCGCATCACCGTGTGAAGATCACGGATGAGGCTATTGAAGCTGCAGTAAGATTGTCAGATCGTTATATTACTGATCGCTTCCTACCGGATAAGGCTATTGACCTTATTGATGAAGCAGGCTCCAAGGTAAGGCTGAATTCCTATACAGTACCGCCAAACCTAAAACAGCTGGAAAACCGTCTGGAAGATATCCGCAAGGAAAAAGATTCAGCGGTACAAAGTCAGGAGTTTGAAAAGGCAGCTGCGCTGCGAGATACAGAGCAAAAGATTCGTGAAGAGCTGGATGTCACTAAAAACCAATGGAAAGAACAACAGGGGCGTACAGATTCCGAAGTTACACCAGAGGATATCGCTCAGGTTGTTGCCATCTGGACTGGTGTCCCAGTCAGCAAGCTAAAAGAAGAAGAAACACATCGTTTGCTGAATATGGAGCAACTGTTACATGAACGGGTGATTGGGCAGGAGGAAGCTGTTAAGGCAGTAAGCCGGGCGATTCGCCGGGCACGCGCCGGTCTGAAAGATCCGAAGCGTCCAATCGGCTCCTTTATTTTCCTCGGTCCAACTGGGGTTGGTAAAACAGAGCTGGCACGCGCCTTGGCTGAATCTATGTTTGGTGATGAAAATGCGGTTATCCGTATTGATATGTCCGAATATATGGAGAAGCACTCCACATCCCGTCTGGTAGGAGCGCCTCCAGGGTACGTTGGATATGAAGAAGGCGGTCAACTGACTGAGAAGGTACGTCGTAAGCCTTACTCTGTTGTGTTGCTGGATGAAATTGAAAAGGCACACCCAGAAGTATTCAATATTCTGCTGCAAGTGTTGGAGGATGGACGTCTGACGGATTCCAAAGGTCGTGTTGTTGACTTCCGTAACACACTCATCATTCTAACATCTAACGTTGGTGCGCAGGCAATCAAACGTAACTCCACGCTTGGTTTTACAGCTGTTGTGGACGCTGGGGCGGATTACGATAACATGAAGGGCAAAGTGATGGATGAACTGAAGAAAAGTTTCCGTCCTGAGTTCTTGAACCGGATAGATGAAATTATCGTTTTCCATTCTCTCGAAGAAAAACATATTGCTGAAATTGTTTCACTTATGTCTGAGGAGCTGCGTAAGCGTCTGAATGAGTATGAGGTGGACTTTGAGTTGACAGACAAGGCTAAGAATTTCCTTGCTAAGGAAGGCTTCGATCCAGCGTATGGTGCGCGTCCATTGCGTCGTGCAATCCAGAAGCATATTGAAGATCGCCTGTCCGAGGAACTGTTGACTGGAAACATTTCTAAAGGCGACTCTCTCTACATTGATGAAGAGAACGGTGCATTGACAGTAACGAAAAAGGATAATGTATCCGCGAAGTCCTAA
- a CDS encoding protein arginine kinase — protein MPNIRFTEKPLSDWMRGDAADSEIVISSRVRIARNLQHLPFPMLATNQQSEEVLQRLTDILQYDDLRRFGTFHTLKISELDEIDKQVLVEKHLISPNLANESRNGAVLISDDESVSVMINEEDHLRIQCLYPGCQVREAWERAMVIDDAFEAHVDYAFDDRRGFLTSCPTNVGTGMRASVMMHLPALVMTHQINRILSAVSQVGLTVRGIYGEGSEAVGNLFQVSNQITLGQTEAEIIENLHGVVLQIIEHERSARERLMNESMLRITDRVMRSFGILSYAAVLDSKEAAQRLSDVRLGVDLGILERPSIAAMNELNVMTQPGFLQKSFGDKMNTGERDMYRAKLIRQKLGTTL, from the coding sequence ATGCCCAATATCCGATTTACGGAAAAGCCGCTAAGTGATTGGATGCGTGGTGATGCTGCGGATTCGGAGATTGTCATTAGCAGCCGGGTAAGAATTGCGCGTAACTTGCAGCATTTGCCTTTTCCCATGCTTGCTACCAATCAGCAGTCGGAAGAAGTGCTTCAACGCTTAACGGATATCCTTCAGTATGATGATTTGCGTCGTTTTGGTACTTTTCATACCTTGAAAATATCCGAGTTGGATGAGATCGACAAGCAGGTACTGGTTGAGAAGCACTTAATTAGTCCTAATTTGGCGAACGAATCTCGCAACGGTGCTGTGTTGATTAGTGATGATGAATCAGTTAGTGTTATGATAAATGAAGAGGATCATCTGCGTATTCAGTGCTTATATCCGGGATGTCAGGTGAGAGAAGCCTGGGAACGCGCTATGGTCATTGATGATGCATTTGAAGCTCATGTTGATTATGCATTTGATGATCGGAGGGGGTTTCTGACCAGTTGTCCGACGAATGTCGGCACAGGTATGCGAGCTTCGGTGATGATGCATTTGCCCGCATTAGTTATGACTCATCAAATCAATCGTATATTGTCCGCTGTTTCACAGGTAGGTCTTACGGTTCGCGGCATTTATGGTGAAGGCAGTGAAGCAGTTGGAAATTTGTTTCAGGTATCTAATCAGATTACCCTGGGACAAACCGAAGCGGAAATTATCGAGAATCTGCATGGCGTGGTGCTGCAAATTATAGAGCACGAACGTTCTGCCAGAGAACGATTGATGAATGAATCCATGCTGCGGATTACAGATCGGGTGATGCGTTCATTCGGTATTTTGTCATATGCAGCAGTTTTGGATTCCAAGGAGGCTGCACAGCGGCTGTCCGATGTACGTCTCGGTGTAGATTTAGGGATTTTGGAGCGTCCTTCCATTGCAGCGATGAATGAGCTTAATGTGATGACGCAACCTGGCTTTCTGCAAAAAAGCTTTGGGGATAAAATGAATACCGGTGAGCGCGATATGTACCGGGCGAAGCTGATCCGGCAAAAATTAGGCACAACCCTTTAA
- the radA gene encoding DNA repair protein RadA, whose translation MAKVKTKFSCTECGYESPKWYGKCPGCQAWNSMVEETESVVKTQGMGSSLLTHSTKDKPLPIIEVESGKETRILTGIGELNRVLGGGVVPGSLVLVGGDPGIGKSTLMLQTSNELALTGLKVLYVSGEESVRQTKLRADRLGALSPSLYVLCETNLETIEEAVDSLKPEFLVIDSIQTVYLPEVTSAPGSVAQVRECTSRFMRIAKGLGIATVLVGHVTKEGAIAGPRLLEHMVDCVLYFEGERHHTYRLLRAVKNRFGSTNEIGIFEMAESGLREVANPSELFLSERPLGVAGSTVVASMEGTRPVLVELQALIAATHFPSPRRMGTGIDHHRMGLIIAVLEKRMGMFLQNQDAYLNVAGGVKLDEPAVDLAIAVSIASSFRDAPTKPYDVIFGEVGLTGEVRAVSRAEQRVREAEKLGFKRVIMPEKSLKGWTHPKGIQIIGVGTVADALAAALD comes from the coding sequence ATGGCTAAAGTGAAAACTAAATTTTCCTGTACGGAATGTGGCTATGAATCGCCTAAATGGTACGGAAAATGCCCTGGATGCCAGGCATGGAATTCCATGGTCGAAGAAACGGAAAGCGTTGTAAAAACTCAAGGAATGGGATCTTCCCTTCTTACTCATAGCACAAAAGACAAACCGCTTCCTATTATTGAAGTGGAAAGTGGCAAAGAAACACGAATTTTAACGGGAATTGGTGAATTAAATCGTGTACTTGGTGGAGGTGTGGTGCCAGGTTCACTTGTTCTGGTGGGTGGTGATCCGGGGATCGGCAAGTCTACGCTTATGCTGCAAACCTCTAATGAGCTGGCTTTAACTGGTTTAAAGGTACTGTACGTGTCTGGTGAGGAATCCGTCCGCCAAACAAAGCTACGTGCAGATCGTCTCGGTGCCTTGTCTCCCAGTCTGTACGTATTATGTGAGACGAATTTGGAGACGATTGAAGAAGCAGTAGACAGCTTGAAGCCAGAGTTTTTGGTCATCGACTCGATACAGACTGTATATTTGCCTGAGGTGACAAGTGCGCCTGGTAGTGTAGCTCAGGTGCGCGAGTGTACTTCACGATTTATGCGGATTGCCAAGGGATTAGGTATTGCTACAGTACTGGTAGGGCATGTGACCAAGGAAGGCGCTATTGCAGGTCCGCGTTTGTTGGAGCATATGGTCGATTGTGTACTTTATTTTGAAGGAGAGCGTCATCATACGTATCGGCTGTTGCGTGCGGTTAAGAATCGCTTTGGTTCTACGAATGAAATTGGTATTTTTGAAATGGCCGAAAGTGGTTTGCGTGAGGTGGCGAATCCTTCTGAACTTTTCTTGTCCGAACGGCCACTGGGGGTGGCAGGTTCCACCGTCGTTGCCAGTATGGAGGGAACCCGACCTGTATTGGTTGAACTGCAAGCACTAATTGCAGCTACACATTTTCCATCTCCACGCCGAATGGGTACGGGGATCGACCATCATCGGATGGGATTAATCATTGCCGTCCTAGAAAAGCGGATGGGCATGTTCTTGCAAAACCAGGACGCTTATCTCAACGTTGCTGGAGGCGTGAAGCTGGATGAACCAGCGGTGGATTTAGCTATAGCGGTGAGCATTGCTTCCAGCTTTAGGGATGCTCCTACCAAGCCGTACGATGTGATTTTTGGTGAAGTAGGACTGACAGGCGAGGTGCGGGCTGTATCCCGAGCAGAACAGCGAGTGCGAGAAGCGGAGAAATTAGGTTTCAAACGGGTAATCATGCCCGAGAAAAGCTTAAAGGGCTGGACACATCCGAAAGGGATACAAATTATAGGAGTTGGAACGGTGGCAGATGCACTGGCAGCTGCATTAGATTAG